A stretch of DNA from Deltaproteobacteria bacterium:
ATTCGGGCGTTCCATCTTCCAGTTTCAGGCCATCCAGTCATTACTGGCCGGCATGGCTACCAGGGTGGAAGCAGCCAGGCACTTACTTTACAAGGCAGCCTCGATGTATGATCAGGGGAACAAAGATGCTTACCGGTTTGCTGCAATGGCCAAATATTTTGCCTCAGAGGCGGCCATGTCCGTTTCCACTGATGGGGTTCAGATCGCCGGAGGGTATGGTTATATGAAGGATTACCCATTGGAGAAGATGATGAGAAATGCCAAGCTGACGCAAATTGCGGAAGGGCCTAACCAAATTCAGCAGTTGATCATAGCCAAAAGTCTCTGAATTGATTTAGCTCGTTGATATAGAATTCCAGAAGTATAAAATTAAAATTAAGGAGGATAGATATGCCATTGATGAATGGAGAGCAGTATCGGGATAGCTTGAGGAAGATGAAGCATGTAGTCTACATCTTTGGGGAACGCATCTCGAACCCTGTGGACCACCCCATCGTTATTCCCTCGCAAAATGCTGTGGCTATGGCATACGACTTAGCATTTGATCCTAAATACGAAGACCTAATTACTGTGACCTCATCTTTGACGGGGAGGAAGATTAATCGGTTTACCCATATCTTTCAGAGTATTGATGATATGCTAAAGAAAGTTAAGATGGCCAGGCTTCTGGGACAGAAGACGGGCACCTGTTTTCAGCGCTGTGCCACCATGGATGCAGCCAATTCCCTGTTCATCGTCACTAGCGAGATGGATAAAAAACTGGGGACAAATTACCATGATCGTTTTTTAAACTTCATACGGGAGGCTCAAGAAAAGGATTACTACGTCGGAGTAGCTATGACCGATGTAAAAGGCGATCGATCCCGCAGGCCCCACGAGCAGGCTGATCCAGATCTATACCTCCATGTGGTGGAGGAGAATAAGGATGGGATTGTCGTCCGGGGTGCTAAATCCAACCAAACGGGGTCGATCAACTCCCAGTACACCATAGTGGCGCCAACGGCAGCCATGAGAAAAGAAGACTCGGATTATGCCGTGGCTTTCGCCGTACCTACAGACGCCGAGGGTATAATTCACATCTATGGCCGCAATCCTGGAGATACTCGAAAATTGGAGAACTGCCCTGTTGACATGGGCAATTACCGATTCAGCGGCCAAGAAACCTTGATGATCTTCCATAATGTTTTCGTCCCATGGGAGAAAGTCTTTCTGTATAAAGAGGTCGAATTCGCCGGACGGATTCCCTTCCTTTTTGGGGCTAACCACCGGCAGTCCTATGGAGGCTGCAAAGCAGGGGTAAGCGATGTCCTGATTGGAGCCGTGAAGCTTTTGGCAGAGTACAACGGGATCGATAAGATGCCCCACATCAGGGATAAGATCCTAGAGATGGTGCGCCTTACGGAGACAATTTATTGCTGCGGCCTGGCTGCTGGTGTCGAAGGAGCAAAGACCGAGGCTGGTTCTTACTTTGTCAATCAACTTCTAGGCAATGTGTGCAAGCTCAATGTGGCTACGCTGCCATTTGAGATGGCCCGGTTGGCGGTGGACATCACCGGGGGAATTCTGGGTACACTTGTTTCGGAGAAAGATTTAAAAAGCCCGGAAATAGGCAAGTTCGTGGAAAAATACTTGAAAGGGTTGCCAGAGGTCGCTACGGAACATAAAATGAGGATAATTTACCTGATCCAGAACCTCCTCTTCGGCGTAAAC
This window harbors:
- a CDS encoding 4-hydroxyphenylacetate 3-hydroxylase N-terminal domain-containing protein — translated: MPLMNGEQYRDSLRKMKHVVYIFGERISNPVDHPIVIPSQNAVAMAYDLAFDPKYEDLITVTSSLTGRKINRFTHIFQSIDDMLKKVKMARLLGQKTGTCFQRCATMDAANSLFIVTSEMDKKLGTNYHDRFLNFIREAQEKDYYVGVAMTDVKGDRSRRPHEQADPDLYLHVVEENKDGIVVRGAKSNQTGSINSQYTIVAPTAAMRKEDSDYAVAFAVPTDAEGIIHIYGRNPGDTRKLENCPVDMGNYRFSGQETLMIFHNVFVPWEKVFLYKEVEFAGRIPFLFGANHRQSYGGCKAGVSDVLIGAVKLLAEYNGIDKMPHIRDKILEMVRLTETIYCCGLAAGVEGAKTEAGSYFVNQLLGNVCKLNVATLPFEMARLAVDITGGILGTLVSEKDLKSPEIGKFVEKYLKGLPEVATEHKMRIIYLIQNLLFGVNSVGYVVESVHGAGPPAAQKSSLNRLVDFEEKKNFAKEIAGIH